A portion of the Algisphaera agarilytica genome contains these proteins:
- a CDS encoding YceI family protein, giving the protein MNRLFPTPRWCQRLAVLTALVLLGGGSAMADETPETPAEQLIVFVQPGASELAERFASNDLPELEKLAKASGTALTVLEVGESAGVPEGVGITPLIAYQNHLGRSIYQGRYATPDRVRNFIRTSRFLPQEGATLVRESLPVWDLGNAKVATPIKVTDLVLGEGASAKGVEITAASMAEAIGSADERFVWQDRVDLGRSDRMFYTDYYPYLAADGTLYLSLGLYSQFHCHEPVFTLMDGSLKGPIDQADEVFARGAKILADEIARQLGESRLGDGFDVVPSGTPVVSWEELGLPLPPKPEGASAEALANVEIVREWVVDELAQNMRPAVQFKFPAPLDAYAGEVTSVSGELTLGEGLSLEGMRGRFVADPSTVTMGEEDLDDSIHTTMLEVDSHPESFFVIEKIETEFDQPAFGTVAAAVMHGQFTMKGITIPLSVPASIEAFLGEDGKPRLSIDGRWEVRLLDPFGIEGPPGDAPTNDTLIYTCHLVFEPA; this is encoded by the coding sequence ATGAATCGGCTCTTTCCCACCCCCCGATGGTGTCAGCGGCTGGCGGTCTTGACCGCGTTGGTGTTGCTCGGCGGCGGTTCCGCGATGGCGGACGAGACGCCGGAAACACCTGCGGAGCAGCTGATCGTCTTTGTGCAGCCCGGCGCGTCGGAGTTGGCAGAACGCTTTGCCAGCAACGACCTGCCCGAGCTCGAGAAGTTGGCCAAGGCATCGGGTACCGCGCTGACCGTCCTGGAAGTGGGTGAGTCGGCGGGTGTTCCCGAGGGGGTGGGGATCACGCCGTTGATCGCGTACCAGAACCATCTGGGGCGATCGATTTACCAGGGGCGTTACGCGACGCCGGACCGGGTGCGGAACTTCATCCGCACGTCTCGTTTCCTGCCGCAGGAGGGCGCGACGCTGGTGCGTGAGTCGCTGCCGGTGTGGGATCTGGGTAACGCCAAGGTGGCCACGCCGATCAAGGTGACCGATCTGGTGTTGGGTGAAGGGGCGTCGGCGAAGGGCGTGGAAATCACCGCCGCGTCGATGGCCGAGGCGATCGGTTCGGCGGACGAGCGATTCGTCTGGCAGGACCGTGTCGATCTCGGGCGTAGCGACCGGATGTTCTACACCGACTACTACCCCTACCTAGCGGCGGACGGCACGCTTTACCTCAGCCTCGGGCTGTACTCGCAGTTCCATTGCCACGAGCCGGTGTTCACGCTGATGGACGGCTCGCTCAAGGGGCCGATCGATCAAGCGGACGAGGTGTTTGCGCGTGGCGCAAAAATCTTGGCCGACGAGATCGCACGCCAGCTCGGCGAGTCGCGGCTGGGCGATGGGTTTGACGTGGTGCCCAGCGGCACGCCCGTGGTGTCTTGGGAAGAGCTGGGTTTGCCGCTGCCGCCCAAGCCCGAAGGCGCGTCGGCCGAGGCGTTGGCGAACGTGGAGATCGTGCGCGAGTGGGTGGTTGATGAGTTGGCGCAGAACATGCGGCCGGCGGTGCAGTTCAAGTTCCCCGCACCGCTCGATGCGTATGCCGGCGAAGTGACTTCCGTGAGCGGCGAGTTGACGCTGGGCGAGGGGTTGTCGCTCGAAGGCATGCGCGGCCGATTTGTGGCCGACCCGTCGACGGTGACGATGGGCGAGGAAGACCTGGACGATTCGATCCACACCACGATGCTCGAGGTCGATTCGCACCCCGAGTCGTTCTTCGTGATCGAGAAGATCGAGACCGAGTTCGACCAGCCCGCCTTCGGCACGGTCGCCGCGGCGGTGATGCACGGCCAGTTCACGATGAAGGGGATCACGATCCCGCTCTCCGTGCCGGCGAGCATCGAGGCGTTCCTCGGTGAGGACGGCAAGCCGCGGCTGTCGATCGACGGCCGATGGGAGGTCCGCCTGCTCGACCCGTTCGGCATCGAGGGCCCGCCCGGCGACGCACCGACGAACGATACGCTTATCTACACCTGCCACCTCGTCTTCGAACCCGCGTGA
- a CDS encoding polysaccharide lyase 6 family protein, translated as MRLFVLLLFLCPLSLSHATEVVVQNIEELEAAMESIRPGDTVVMSDGVWTDAELVFAGHGTKTDPITLRAQTPGGVTLTGRSNLSISGSHLMVSGLNFVGGAPGDLSHVIQFRGPLGDAVHCRLTNTQIKEYNPEDPKTRYFWVSLYGQHNRVDHCRFKGQNHSGVTVCVWVSDQITTHHRIDNNHFLDRPPGDGNGFETIRIGTSTYHETSTAVLVERNLFERVDGEIEIISNKACDNVFRANTFRESAGTLTLRHGHRALVEQNYFLGNEKPRSGGIRIIGEDHVIRNNYIAQIDDRMDGAISFAAGIVNTKDNGYEQVKRVRIENNTIIDVKGAAITFDWGIGERNRSLLPEALVIANNMLYSTHAPIFEGGIDTDWKWINNVVYGAPLGISPREGVQEVELDGVVGSDGLWRISGSPAFGRVGANLSADSLEPLAPKSDTGLAVLESPLTYDDVGPDWGGE; from the coding sequence ATGAGATTATTCGTCCTACTGCTTTTCCTTTGCCCGCTTTCCTTGAGCCATGCGACAGAGGTTGTGGTCCAGAATATTGAAGAACTCGAGGCCGCAATGGAATCGATCCGGCCGGGCGATACGGTGGTGATGTCCGACGGGGTTTGGACCGACGCCGAACTTGTCTTTGCCGGACACGGTACCAAGACGGACCCGATCACCTTACGAGCCCAGACCCCTGGCGGCGTCACGCTAACCGGCCGGTCCAACCTTTCAATCTCTGGCAGTCATTTGATGGTCAGCGGCCTCAATTTTGTCGGCGGCGCACCCGGTGATCTGAGTCACGTGATCCAATTCCGCGGGCCGTTGGGAGACGCCGTCCACTGCCGGCTGACGAACACGCAAATCAAGGAATACAACCCCGAAGACCCCAAGACCCGCTATTTCTGGGTGTCGCTATACGGCCAGCATAATCGCGTGGATCACTGCCGATTCAAAGGCCAGAACCACTCGGGTGTGACCGTGTGTGTATGGGTCAGTGATCAGATCACCACCCACCACCGTATCGACAACAACCATTTTCTTGACCGTCCGCCGGGCGACGGAAACGGGTTCGAAACGATCCGCATCGGGACAAGCACATACCACGAGACCAGCACCGCGGTGTTGGTGGAAAGAAATCTCTTCGAACGTGTCGACGGCGAAATCGAGATCATTTCAAATAAGGCCTGTGACAACGTGTTCCGCGCGAACACCTTCCGCGAGTCAGCCGGCACATTGACCTTGCGTCACGGGCACAGAGCTCTGGTTGAGCAGAACTACTTTCTTGGTAACGAAAAGCCACGCTCGGGTGGGATCCGCATCATCGGTGAAGACCATGTCATCAGGAACAACTACATAGCCCAGATCGATGATCGCATGGACGGTGCTATCTCTTTTGCGGCGGGTATCGTCAACACGAAAGACAACGGGTACGAACAGGTCAAACGTGTCCGGATTGAAAACAACACCATCATTGACGTCAAGGGTGCTGCGATTACCTTTGATTGGGGGATTGGTGAACGAAACCGCTCACTTTTGCCTGAAGCCTTGGTTATCGCCAACAACATGTTGTACTCAACTCATGCTCCGATTTTCGAAGGCGGAATCGATACGGACTGGAAATGGATCAACAATGTGGTCTATGGAGCCCCGTTAGGGATTTCGCCGCGTGAGGGGGTGCAAGAGGTTGAGTTGGATGGTGTGGTGGGAAGCGATGGCTTGTGGCGGATATCGGGCAGCCCTGCATTTGGCCGGGTCGGGGCGAATCTGTCTGCGGATTCACTTGAGCCATTAGCGCCGAAATCCGACACCGGCCTTGCGGTACTTGAATCGCCACTTACGTATGACGATGTTGGTCCGGATTGGGGCGGGGAATAA
- a CDS encoding YceI family protein — MMRFTQRTLAAMTAAAITLGAGLAASAEPVEFDFKDPKGVNGIVFVVDSELEPITGMIGGVAGVVSYDPADPTSFDGEITVDIGEISFIHDGMTKALKGAKWMNFSGEFPATLTFDKVVSAEPTDDEGHMLDVHGTMSFGGKELPLSVMIEVTHVADGAEKRGGAKSGDLLVLRSMFNISRLDLGINENAPTDKVGEKITVMVPIAGYSK, encoded by the coding sequence ATGATGCGATTCACACAGCGGACCTTGGCGGCGATGACGGCGGCGGCAATCACCCTTGGCGCGGGCCTGGCGGCCTCGGCTGAGCCGGTCGAGTTCGACTTCAAGGACCCCAAAGGTGTCAACGGCATCGTGTTCGTGGTCGACTCCGAGCTCGAACCCATCACCGGCATGATCGGTGGCGTGGCGGGCGTGGTCAGCTACGACCCGGCCGACCCCACTTCGTTCGACGGCGAAATCACCGTCGATATCGGTGAGATCTCGTTTATCCATGATGGCATGACCAAAGCCCTCAAGGGCGCCAAATGGATGAACTTCTCCGGCGAATTCCCCGCCACGCTGACCTTCGACAAAGTGGTCAGCGCCGAGCCGACCGACGACGAGGGCCACATGCTCGACGTACACGGCACCATGTCGTTCGGCGGGAAAGAGCTGCCGCTGTCGGTCATGATCGAAGTGACCCATGTGGCCGACGGCGCGGAGAAACGCGGAGGGGCAAAGTCCGGCGACCTGCTGGTGCTGCGTTCGATGTTCAACATCAGCCGCCTGGACCTGGGCATCAACGAAAACGCTCCCACCGATAAGGTCGGCGAAAAAATCACGGTCATGGTGCCGATCGCTGGGTACTCGAAATGA
- a CDS encoding chondroitinase-B domain-containing protein: MVSSFSKALFIQVSVGFSSTWLCMAMPLSAAEIAVSSAADISAAMQTAQPGDTLVMTNGTWVDQQIDFAGFGTTGSEITLRAQTPGGVTLTGTSMLAISGSHLVVDGLNFENGSLGEGDHVIQFRGSEGNASYSRVTNTQIKDYNPSDSGTRYFWVSLYGQNNRVDHSTFSGQSHSGVTLVAWLDGSTANHRIDSNYFADRPQGPENGYETIRLGTSAFGSTNANIVVENNLFERTDGEIEIISNKSNENTFQYNTFREAAGTLTLRHGHRATVEGNFFLGEDKAGTGGIRVIGEDHVIINNYIANTDGRADGAISISAGVENTPANGYQQVKNALIANNTIVDVDGAAIKLDHGLGTSDRTVLAEYVTLANNLIYSSQDPLFDGNEGSGWTWQNNIAYGTSLGIPSRPGINEVDPLLEVGGDGLWRLSSSSPAIEGGIALSSITTDMDGQARIGVVDIGADEFSTAQIVRKPLTTDDVGADWILGIPTAPSGPYLVIEAEDYSHILDPDSDGDVWTAVQDVAASNGAALESPSGSRTDLSVSHETLAVYDLLFSNAGVYTAYYRARGFSSSTDSFYSPDGFDADPSVTETLSSDGLFDWVTGETFVISESNVGMPLEFRLGRRERDAQLDAFIFHMDSDLTSGELDALLEAMVISGDYNLNGTVDAADYTVWADSFGSTTNLAADGNGNGVVDAADYTVWADNFGAGGTNISGQLQIPEPGGLAVLILVLPQLFSRTEQKLRSSI, from the coding sequence TTGGTATCTAGTTTTTCAAAAGCACTGTTCATACAGGTGTCGGTAGGTTTTTCATCTACCTGGCTCTGTATGGCAATGCCGCTTAGTGCGGCTGAGATCGCGGTCTCTTCTGCCGCGGATATCTCGGCCGCGATGCAGACGGCCCAGCCCGGCGACACGCTGGTGATGACCAACGGCACATGGGTGGACCAGCAAATCGACTTTGCGGGCTTTGGTACGACTGGCAGCGAGATCACGCTTCGCGCCCAGACGCCCGGGGGTGTCACGCTCACCGGCACCTCCATGCTTGCCATCTCCGGTAGCCACCTTGTCGTGGATGGACTGAATTTCGAGAATGGATCGCTTGGCGAAGGTGATCACGTCATCCAATTCCGTGGCTCGGAGGGCAACGCCAGCTACAGCCGTGTCACCAATACCCAGATCAAAGACTACAACCCCAGCGACTCGGGCACGCGGTACTTCTGGGTTTCGCTCTACGGCCAAAACAACCGAGTCGATCACTCAACCTTTTCCGGTCAAAGCCATTCGGGTGTCACCTTGGTCGCCTGGCTCGACGGCAGTACGGCCAACCACCGAATCGACTCAAACTACTTCGCCGATCGACCTCAGGGACCGGAGAACGGCTATGAAACTATCCGGTTGGGAACCAGTGCCTTCGGCAGCACCAACGCCAACATTGTCGTCGAAAATAACCTCTTCGAGCGTACCGACGGTGAGATCGAGATCATCTCGAACAAGTCGAACGAGAATACTTTTCAATACAACACCTTTCGCGAAGCGGCCGGCACCCTCACCCTTCGCCACGGCCATCGTGCCACCGTAGAAGGCAATTTCTTTCTCGGGGAAGACAAGGCCGGTACCGGAGGCATCCGCGTGATCGGTGAAGATCACGTCATCATCAATAACTACATCGCCAACACCGACGGCCGGGCCGATGGCGCAATCTCGATATCTGCGGGTGTCGAAAATACACCCGCAAACGGATATCAGCAGGTCAAGAACGCCCTGATCGCCAACAACACGATTGTTGATGTCGATGGTGCTGCCATCAAGCTCGACCATGGCCTGGGCACAAGCGACCGTACTGTTTTGGCCGAATACGTGACCCTCGCCAACAACCTGATCTACTCCTCCCAAGACCCGCTGTTCGATGGTAATGAAGGCAGTGGATGGACCTGGCAGAACAACATCGCCTACGGCACAAGCCTTGGTATTCCCTCACGCCCAGGCATCAACGAAGTCGATCCGTTGCTCGAGGTGGGGGGCGATGGCTTGTGGCGGCTGTCTTCCAGCAGCCCCGCGATCGAAGGCGGAATCGCTCTCAGTTCGATCACCACCGATATGGATGGCCAGGCCCGTATCGGTGTGGTCGACATCGGAGCCGATGAATTTTCAACCGCGCAGATCGTCCGTAAGCCGTTGACCACTGATGACGTCGGCGCGGATTGGATTCTCGGCATCCCCACGGCACCGAGTGGGCCGTACCTCGTGATTGAGGCCGAGGATTACTCGCACATCCTTGACCCCGACAGCGACGGCGACGTGTGGACCGCCGTTCAGGATGTCGCGGCTTCGAACGGTGCAGCCCTCGAATCCCCCTCCGGGTCCCGTACTGATCTGAGCGTTTCCCACGAAACCCTCGCCGTTTATGACCTGTTGTTTAGCAACGCGGGGGTGTATACCGCTTACTACCGGGCGCGCGGATTCAGTAGCTCGACCGATTCTTTTTATTCTCCTGACGGGTTCGATGCAGACCCAAGCGTCACCGAGACGTTGTCTAGCGATGGTCTATTTGATTGGGTAACGGGCGAGACGTTTGTCATCAGCGAGTCCAACGTCGGTATGCCCCTGGAGTTTCGTTTGGGCCGCCGAGAGCGTGATGCGCAGCTTGATGCGTTTATATTTCACATGGATAGTGATCTTACTTCCGGTGAACTCGATGCGTTGCTGGAAGCAATGGTCATCTCCGGGGATTACAACCTAAACGGAACGGTAGACGCGGCGGACTACACCGTCTGGGCCGACAGCTTCGGTTCAACCACCAACCTCGCCGCAGACGGCAACGGAAACGGCGTGGTCGATGCGGCGGACTACACCGTTTGGGCGGACAATTTTGGCGCCGGTGGAACCAATATCAGTGGGCAATTGCAGATCCCCGAGCCGGGTGGTTTGGCGGTGTTGATCCTGGTGCTACCGCAGCTTTTCTCAAGAACCGAACAGAAACTGAGGTCATCGATATGA